In a single window of the Salvelinus alpinus chromosome 15, SLU_Salpinus.1, whole genome shotgun sequence genome:
- the LOC139539985 gene encoding dnaJ homolog subfamily A member 2-like, whose amino-acid sequence MANVVDTKLYDILGVSPSASENELKKAYRKLAKEYHPDKNPDAGDKFKEISFAYEVLTNPEKKELYDRYGEQGLREGGGGGAGMDDIFSHIFGGGLFGFMGGQGRGGGGRNGGRRRGEDMVHPLKVSLEDLYNGKTTKLQLSKNVLCASCNGAGGKAGAVQKCVACRGRGMRIMIRQLAPGMVQQMQSVCTDCNGEGEVISEKDRCKKCEGRKVNKETKLLEVHVDKGMKHGQKISFTGEADQAPGTEPGDILLVLQEKEHEGFRRDGHDLHMTQRIGLVEALCGFQLAVTHLDGRQLAVKYPPGKVIEPGCIRVVKGEGMPQYRNPFEKGDLFIKFDIQFPENNWISPEKLSELEDLLPGRAEVPVISSEAEEVDLQDCEVRGQGSAGARREAYNDSSDEEGGPHGPGVQCAHQ is encoded by the exons GCATACCGCAAGTTGGCCAAAGAGTACCACCCTGATAAGAACCCAGATGCCGGGGACAAG TTTAAGGAGATCAGTTTTGCTTATGAGGTGCTGACCAATCCAGAGAAGAAGGAGCTGTATGATCGCTATGGAGAGCAGGGGCTGCgggagggaggtggtggaggggctGGCATGGACGACATCTTCTCCCACATCTTTGGAGGGGGGCTGTTTGGCTTTATGGGGGGGCAGGGACGTGGAGGGGGAGGACGCAACGGGGGacgcaggagaggagaggacatggtgcACCCCCTCAA AGTATCACTGGAAGACCTCTACAATGGTAAAACAACCAAACTACAGCTCAGCAAGAATGTCCTGTGTGCTTCCTGCAATGG TGCGGGGGGTAAGGCGGGGGCGGTGCAGAAGTGCGTGGCCTGCAGAGGGAGAGGCATGAGGATCATGATCAGACAGCTGGCTCCTGGCATGGTCCAACAGATGCAGTCAGTCTGCACAGACTGCAACGGAGAGg GGGAGGTGATCAGTGAGAAGGACCGTTGTAAGAAGTGTGAGGGTCGTAAGGTGAACAAGGAGACCAAGCTGTTGGAGGTCCATGTTGATAAAGGCATGAAACACGGCCAGAAGATCAGCTTCACAGGAGAGGCTGACCAGGCCCCAGGCACTGAGCCTGGAGACATACTACTGGTCCTACAGGAGAAGGAGCATGAG ggGTTCCGTCGTGACGGCCATGACCTTCACATGACGCAGCGTATCGGCCTGGTGGAGGCTCTGTGTGGCTTCCAACTAGCAGTCACACACCTTGACGGACGCCAGCTCGCTGTCAAATATCCCCCCGGCAAGGTTATAGAgccag GTTGTATACGGGTGGTGAAGGGAGAGGGGATGCCTCAGTACAGGAACCCATTTGAGAAGGGAGATCTGTTCATCAAGTTTGACATCCAGTTCCCTGAAAACAACTGGATCAGTCCTGAGAAACTCTCT GAGTTGGAGGATCTGCTGCCTGGGCGTGCGGAGGTTCCAGTTATCTCATCGGAGGCGGAAGAGGTTGACCTCCAGGActgtgaggtcagaggtcaggggtcagcggGGGCCAGGAGAGAGGCTTACAACGACAGCTCTGATGAGGAGGGTGGACCACATGGCCCAGGGGTACAGTGTGCCCACCAGTAG
- the LOC139539984 gene encoding uncharacterized protein isoform X2: MRRLRHTHTFLLTQAQTHAQLQSCLQPQTLPAQGPAQPQSQPSLQHQSQWEGCALVLLVELMDLQEAQVSAVLLTLLDRGEQRLLTLIEEYESELREPRLSCLLTLLTSNPRLTSDPNTLLTAVDPCLGPSDSISVQNNSSASPPTDLTRGDTEQQHTGDLCTGCGTALAPEDLPYLEILCVSDTIHSLDTHHTPSASNGFSAEREVCEGREAREGSHRKTPQSYEKQGSLITLAWSKPPDGDTEQQTGTVMSTATEQQEEVGEKELVMEQSEKAETLSNVPTHTPITHTLPPEHTHTEEPPTWGRAQQDAERRRGSPPVDEEHTDDLTALGANGSAYPRSVGGEREDMTELWALSRPAPLTSAQETLNTPHTTLEGDRTMEGEKTMGSVMERERTLEPVSMMEREKTMRSLVDLQRKVEQKQQRDRERQLLRVQERLSIIQNKKSQEDLMGLRQTDRLRHLTHNLPQADKSQQKTVVRERLEQLRRERSYVMQSKRDRNTAGFKELLGPVRLHSAETDDTADSLRLATSTS, translated from the exons ATGAGGaggctgagacacacacacaccttcctgctAACTCAGGCCCAAACACATGCCCAGCTCCAGTCCTGTCTTCAGCCCCAAACCCTGCCAGCACAGGGCCCtgcccagccccagtcccaacccTCCCTCCAGCACCAGTCCCAGTGGGAAGGCTGTGCTCTGGTCCTGCTGGTTGAGCTGATGGATCTCCAGGAGGCCCAGGTCTCTGCAGTGCTGTTAACTCTACTGGACAGG GGTGAACAGCGCCTGCTGACCCTGATAGAAGAGTATGAGTCTGAACTCAGAGAGCCTCGTCTCTCCTGCTTGCTCACACTCCTCACCTCTAACCCCCGCCTGACCTCGGACCCCAACACACTACTGACTGCTGTTGACCCCTGCCTGGGGCCTTCTGACTCAATCTCAGTCCAGAACAACTCCTCAGCCTCCCCGCCCACAGACCTGACCAGAGGTgacacagaacaacaacacacaggGGACCTCTGCACAG GCTGTGGGACGGCCCTGGCTCCAGAGGACCTGCCCTATCTGGAGATCCTGTGTGTTTCAGACACCATCCACTCCCtcgacacacaccacacaccctctGCCTCCAATGGATTCTCTGCAGAGCGAGAGGTGTGTGAGGGACGAGAGGCGAGAGAGGGCAGCCACAGAAAGACTCCTCAGAGCTATGAGAAGCAGGGTTCTCTCATCACTCTGGCCTGGAGCAAACCACCGGATGGAGACACTGAGCAGCAGACAGGAACA GTCATGTCTACTGCAACAGAGCAACAAGAGGAAGTGGGTGAG aAGGAGTTGGTGATGGAGCAGTCAGAGAAGGCAGAAACACTTTCTAatgtgcccacacacacacctatcacacacactctgccccctgagcacacacacactgaggagcCTCCAACATGGGGCAGAGCCCAGCAGGACGCTGAGAGAAGGCGCGGAAGTCCACCTGTCGATGAGGAACACACTGATGACCTCACTGCTTTGGGAGCCAATGGAAGTGCTTACCCGCGCTctgtgggaggggagagggaggacatgACAGAGCTCTGGGCCCTGAGTAGACCTGCACCCCTTACATCAGCCCAGGAGACCCTCAACACCCCACACACTACTCTAGAGGGAGACCGAacaatggagggagagaaaacaatggggagtgtgatggagagagagaggacattggAGCCGGTCtctatgatggagagagagaaaacgatgCGCAGCTTGGTGGACCTGCAGAGGAAGGTGGAGCAGAAAcaacagcgagacagagagagacaattaCTGAGG GTCCAGGAGCGGCTGTCAATCATTCAGAACAAGAAGTCCCAGGAAGACCTGATGGGcctcagacagactgacagactccGACACCTCACACATAACCTGCCCCag GCGGATAAGAGCCAGCAAAAGACAGTGGTcagagagagactggagcagcTGAGGAGAGAACGCTCCTATGTCATGCAGTCCAAAcgagacag GAATACAGCAGGCTTCAAGGAGCTGCTGGGTCCAGTGAGACTCCACAGTGCAGAGACAGACGACACTGCTGACTCACTTAGGCTAGCCACCAGCACAAGCTAA
- the LOC139539984 gene encoding uncharacterized protein isoform X1, giving the protein MRRLRHTHTFLLTQAQTHAQLQSCLQPQTLPAQGPAQPQSQPSLQHQSQWEGCALVLLVELMDLQEAQVSAVLLTLLDRGEQRLLTLIEEYESELREPRLSCLLTLLTSNPRLTSDPNTLLTAVDPCLGPSDSISVQNNSSASPPTDLTRGDTEQQHTGDLCTGCGTALAPEDLPYLEILCVSDTIHSLDTHHTPSASNGFSAEREVCEGREAREGSHRKTPQSYEKQGSLITLAWSKPPDGDTEQQTGTVMSTATEQQEEVGEVSVHCDTHNTPGYTHYDAPGHKHYNNTTRDTDQVKVLDSSLSQYSSEVEQLLPPTDQHPTTGQKELVMEQSEKAETLSNVPTHTPITHTLPPEHTHTEEPPTWGRAQQDAERRRGSPPVDEEHTDDLTALGANGSAYPRSVGGEREDMTELWALSRPAPLTSAQETLNTPHTTLEGDRTMEGEKTMGSVMERERTLEPVSMMEREKTMRSLVDLQRKVEQKQQRDRERQLLRVQERLSIIQNKKSQEDLMGLRQTDRLRHLTHNLPQADKSQQKTVVRERLEQLRRERSYVMQSKRDRNTAGFKELLGPVRLHSAETDDTADSLRLATSTS; this is encoded by the exons ATGAGGaggctgagacacacacacaccttcctgctAACTCAGGCCCAAACACATGCCCAGCTCCAGTCCTGTCTTCAGCCCCAAACCCTGCCAGCACAGGGCCCtgcccagccccagtcccaacccTCCCTCCAGCACCAGTCCCAGTGGGAAGGCTGTGCTCTGGTCCTGCTGGTTGAGCTGATGGATCTCCAGGAGGCCCAGGTCTCTGCAGTGCTGTTAACTCTACTGGACAGG GGTGAACAGCGCCTGCTGACCCTGATAGAAGAGTATGAGTCTGAACTCAGAGAGCCTCGTCTCTCCTGCTTGCTCACACTCCTCACCTCTAACCCCCGCCTGACCTCGGACCCCAACACACTACTGACTGCTGTTGACCCCTGCCTGGGGCCTTCTGACTCAATCTCAGTCCAGAACAACTCCTCAGCCTCCCCGCCCACAGACCTGACCAGAGGTgacacagaacaacaacacacaggGGACCTCTGCACAG GCTGTGGGACGGCCCTGGCTCCAGAGGACCTGCCCTATCTGGAGATCCTGTGTGTTTCAGACACCATCCACTCCCtcgacacacaccacacaccctctGCCTCCAATGGATTCTCTGCAGAGCGAGAGGTGTGTGAGGGACGAGAGGCGAGAGAGGGCAGCCACAGAAAGACTCCTCAGAGCTATGAGAAGCAGGGTTCTCTCATCACTCTGGCCTGGAGCAAACCACCGGATGGAGACACTGAGCAGCAGACAGGAACA GTCATGTCTACTGCAACAGAGCAACAAGAGGAAGTGGGTGAGGTGAGTGTGCACTGtgacacacacaacacccccgGATACACACACTATGACGCACCTGGACACAAACACTACAACAACACAACCAGAGACACAGACCAGGTGAAGGTGTTGGACTCGTCTCTGTCACAGTACAGCTCTGAGGTTGAACAGCTCTTACCACCTACAGACCAGCACCCCACCACGGGCCAG aAGGAGTTGGTGATGGAGCAGTCAGAGAAGGCAGAAACACTTTCTAatgtgcccacacacacacctatcacacacactctgccccctgagcacacacacactgaggagcCTCCAACATGGGGCAGAGCCCAGCAGGACGCTGAGAGAAGGCGCGGAAGTCCACCTGTCGATGAGGAACACACTGATGACCTCACTGCTTTGGGAGCCAATGGAAGTGCTTACCCGCGCTctgtgggaggggagagggaggacatgACAGAGCTCTGGGCCCTGAGTAGACCTGCACCCCTTACATCAGCCCAGGAGACCCTCAACACCCCACACACTACTCTAGAGGGAGACCGAacaatggagggagagaaaacaatggggagtgtgatggagagagagaggacattggAGCCGGTCtctatgatggagagagagaaaacgatgCGCAGCTTGGTGGACCTGCAGAGGAAGGTGGAGCAGAAAcaacagcgagacagagagagacaattaCTGAGG GTCCAGGAGCGGCTGTCAATCATTCAGAACAAGAAGTCCCAGGAAGACCTGATGGGcctcagacagactgacagactccGACACCTCACACATAACCTGCCCCag GCGGATAAGAGCCAGCAAAAGACAGTGGTcagagagagactggagcagcTGAGGAGAGAACGCTCCTATGTCATGCAGTCCAAAcgagacag GAATACAGCAGGCTTCAAGGAGCTGCTGGGTCCAGTGAGACTCCACAGTGCAGAGACAGACGACACTGCTGACTCACTTAGGCTAGCCACCAGCACAAGCTAA